A part of Brassica rapa cultivar Chiifu-401-42 chromosome A05, CAAS_Brap_v3.01, whole genome shotgun sequence genomic DNA contains:
- the LOC103869966 gene encoding increased DNA methylation 1: MLPEAEYEMLEDDSFEGSYEEHQIFREVFFASDAGNTTTNKRCLVTGAINFECDDSSKNVNSSLSSNNDNNSVVTSGLEGSEPSSASKDGSEVNTKAKRAKLSANKNVDEKGSPFTGFQNADFARDMIPLHLVESSNKGVSTSSYLLKQSIEKGKEVYLSGIVSQNVKECNGKELKAIESPVSQESFATRVFSAGASTPLQLKERTKVSPNELSISKTCLKIDPKEDPRPLLYKYVCKLLASSRWKIEKRQRSNSKYSETIYVSSQGRKFREFGSAWRSLGEILLADHKLMDTGTKNWTGINDFWSDLSLTLLDIEENMKLLNLENTRALWWSTLEPFVTAVFVDKKVGSLRKGNKVEVAKNSIVDKFNREDATCLKLISGCPESVLTVSESSLLVYDDENANQEIRSDLERKNASSRQEKQKNSVSKVVEASKLIAEGIHESLLRKKSHGRSKKAPLDPTSLECQDKDMGYIHVISEENGDKRLRNDKMKSSKKGRRKNCNQDDVVFKTKGKDACGIRSSQKKKKAQKSKARTKKKNNRGGCRLLPRSTSNGEKQFGQGNWCASGPRTVLSWLIASKVISKDEVIQLRDPDDDDTVVKTGIVTKEGVVCTCCNRTISLSEFKKHAGFDQGCPCLNLFMGSGKPFASCQLEAWYAEYKARRNGSRSEEGYDGDDPNDDSCGICGDGGELICCDNCPSTFHQACLAMKVLPEGSWYCSSCTCWICREFVSDNAPDDRSQDFKCTQCAHKYHGVCLQERSKRREPFPETYFCGKSCEKVYTGLTSRVGVISSPNADGLSWTVLKCFQEDGKAHSARRLALKAECNSKLAVALSVMEECFLSMVDARTGIDMIPHVLYNWGSKFARLDFDGFHTVVVEKNDVMISVASIRVHGVSVAEMPLVATCSKYRRQGMCRILVTAIEEMLMSLKVENLVVAALPSLVETWTEGFGFKTMDDEEREALKRLNLMVFPGTVLLKKTLHQCANPNTVKGTASKEADLDNAGFAVTTCNQMVPEGSDDGPPPGLPVPLGTNQTEPVAEAEKPAQERNNTKEDCLEKELSKFSSQGEEEVKIRTSSSCEVVEEERQVSSVAVVNNVSDEMLLCVDEQLDFDSSEDSD; the protein is encoded by the exons ATGCTTCCCGAAGCTGAGTATGAGATGTTAGAAGATGATAGCTTTGAGGGGTCATATGAAGAGCATCAGATATTCAGGGAAGTTTTCTTTGCAAGTGATGCCGGAAACACTACTACTAATAAAAGATGTCTTGTTACTGGAGCCATTAACTTCGAGTGTGATGATTCCAGTAAGAATGTCAACTCCTCCCTGAGCTCAAACAATGACAACAACTCTGTGGTCACAAGTGGCCTAGAAGGTTCTGAGCCATCATCTGCTTCTAAGGATGGTTCTGAAGTTAACACAAAAGCTAAAAGAGCCAAGCTTTCTGCTAATAAGAATGTGGATGAAAAGGGATCGCCTTTTACTGGTTTTCAGAATGCGGATTTTGCTAGAGATATGATACCTCTCCATTTAGTCGAGTCATCTAACAAGGGTGTCTCAACGAGCTCTTATTTGCTGAAGCAAAGCATAGAAAAGGGAAAAGAAGTTTATCTGAGTGGCATTGTCTCGCAAAACGTGAAAGAATGCAATGGAAAGGAGTTAAAGGCAATTGAGTCTCCTGTTTCTCAGGAGAGCTTCGCAACCAGAGTGTTCTCTGCTGGTGCATCTACTCCACTACAGTTGAAGGAGAGAACTAAAGTATCTCCTAATGAGTTAAGCATTTCTAAGACTTGTCTAAAGATTGATCCTAAAGAGGACCCTCGTCCTCTTCTCTACAAGTACGTCTGCAAGTTGCTTGCTTCTTCCAGATGGAAAATCGAGAAGCGCCAGAGATCCAATAGTAAATACTCGGAAACTATATACGTATCTTCACAGGGGCGGAAGTTTCGTGAATTTGGGTCAGCCTGGAGATCACTGGGGGAGATCTTACTCGCTGATCATAAGCTAATGGATACAGGTACTAAGAATTGGACAGGTATCAATGACTTTTGGTCTGATCTCTCGCTTACATTGTTGGACATTGAGGAGAACATGAAACTGTTGAATCTTGAGAACACACGGGCGCTCTGGTGGAGTACCTTGGAGCCTTTTGTGACTGCTGTCTTCGTCGATAAGAAAGTTGGTTctttaagaaaaggaaataaagTTGAAGTTGCAAAGAATTCAATTGTAGACAAGTTTAATCGAGAGGATGCGACTTGTCTGAAATTGATCTCAGGCTGTCCTGAAAGTGTGCTGACAGTATCTGAGAGCAGTCTTCTTGTTTATGACGACGAGAATGCTAACCAAGAGATTCGTTCTGATCTTGAGAGGAAAAATGCTTCTTCAAGACAAGAGAAGCAGAAGAACAGTGTTAGCAAGGTCGTTGAAGCTTCAAAACTGATAGCAGAAGGGATCCATGAGAGTCTTCTGAGGAAGAAGTCACACGGAAGATCGAAAAAAGCTCCCTTGGACCCCACTAGCCTTGAATGCCAGGATAAAGATATGGGATACATCCACGTCATCTCAGAGGAAAATGGAGATAAAAGGTTGAGGAATGATAAGATGAAGAGTTCTAAGaagggaagaagaaagaacTGTAATCAAGACGATGTCGTTTTTAAAACCAAAGGTAAGGATGCCTGTGGAATCAGATCAagccagaagaagaagaaagctcaGAAATCAAAAGCTAGAACCAAGAAAAAGAATAATAGAGGAGGGTGCAGGCTCCTTCCTCGAAGCACTAGCAATGGGGAAAAACAATTTGGTCAAGGGAACTGGTGTGCTTCAGGTCCAAGAACAGTGTTATCATGGTTGATAGCTTCCAAAGTAATCTCTAAGGACGAAGTAATCCAGTTGCGGGAtccagatgatgatgataccgTTGTGAAAACAGGCATCGTGACTAAAGAGGGAGTGGTCTGCACATGCTGCAACAGGACTATATCGCTTTCTGAGTTCAAGAAACATGCTGGATTCGACCAGGGGTGTCCTTGTCTGAATCTGTTCATGGGATCAGGAAAGCCTTTCGCTTCGTGTCAGCTTGAAGCTTGGTATGCTGAGTATAAGGCTAGAAGAAATGGATCTAGATCAGAGGAAGGTTATGATGGTGATGATCCAAATGATGATTCTTGTGGAATCTGTGGTGATGGAGGTGAGCTGATCTGCTGTGATAATTGTCCTTCTACCTTCCATCAGGCTTGTTTAGCAATGAAG GTGCTCCCGGAAGGCAGTTGGTATTGCTCAAGCTGCACATGTTGGATATGCAGAGAGTTCGTTAGTGATAATGCTCCTGATGACCGCTCTCAGGATTTTAAGTGTACTCAGTGTGCGCATAAAT ATCATGGAGTATGTCTGCAAGAGAGAAGTAAACGCAGAGAACCATTTCCAGAAACCTACTTTTGTGGTAAAAGTTGCGAGAAG GTGTACACTGGTCTAACTTCTCGTGTTGGGGTCATATCTTCTCCTAATGCGGATGGTCTGTCTTGGACGGTTTTGAAATGTTTTCAAGAAGATGGAAAGGCTCATTCTGCGCGAAGGTTGGCATTGAAGGCGGAATGCAACTCGAAATTAGCTGTTGCTCTATCGGTTATGGAGGAATGCTTTCTGTCTATGGTAGATGCAAGAACTGGTATTGACATGATACCTCATGTGCTTTACAACTGGGG GTCAAAGTTTGCTCGCTTAGACTTTGATGGGTTTCACACAGTGGTTGTGGAAAAGAACGATGTGATGATCTCAGTAGCATCCATCAG GGTGCATGGAGTAAGTGTTGCAGAGATGCCTCTTGTAGCTACTTGCAGCAAGTATCGTCGTCAGGGAATGTGCAGAATCCTCGTGACTGCAATTGAAGAG ATGCTTATGTCTCTCAAAGTGGAGAATCTTGTTGTGGCAGCGTTGCCAAGTTTAGTGGAAACATGGACTGAAGGTTTCGGCTTCAAAACCATGGATGATGAAGAACGCGAAGCTCTCAAAAGACTAAACTTGATGGTGTTCCCAGGTACAGTTCTTCTCAAGAAAACGCTACACCAGTGCGCAAATCCCAACACTGTGAAAGGTACAGCCAGCAAAGAAGCAGATCTAGACAATGCCGGGTTTGCCGTGACGACCTGCAATCAGATGGTTCCAGAAGGATCAGATGATGGACCTCCCCCAGGCTTACCAGTGCCACTTGGAACCAACCAAACAGAACCAGTGGCAGAAGCAGAGAAGCCAGCCCAAGAGAGGAACAACACCAAAGAAGATTGTTTGGAGAAGGAACTGTCAAAGTTTTCATcacaaggagaagaagaagtgaagaTAAGAACTTCTTCATCCTGTGAAGTTGTAGAAGAAGAGAGGCAAGTTAGTAGTGTAGCAGTAGTAAATAATGTTAGTGATGAGATGTTGCTTTGTGTTGATGAACAACTCGACTTTGATAGCTCTGAAGACTCGGATTAA
- the LOC103869968 gene encoding probable beta-1,3-galactosyltransferase 13: MPSSPRLKLFHARTSPSTRRSTSLIVLTSLAIGLFGFIFGLSAIVFPSRTCLTNSPPKTVKVVWDVAGNSNGNGLSGGVKRHKVMGFVGIQTGFGSAGRRRALRSTWMPSDPEGLRRLEESTGLAIRFIIGKTKDEKKMAELRREIAEYDDFILLDIEEEYSKLPYKTLAFFKAAYALYDSEFYVKADDDIYLRPDRLSLLLAKERSHSQTYLGCLKKGPVFTDPKLKWYEPLADLLGKEYFLHAYGPIYALSADVVTSLVALKNNSFRMFSNEDVTIGAWMLAMNVNHENHKTLCERECSPYSIAVWDIPKCSGLCNPEKRMLELHKIESCSKSPTLPSEDE; encoded by the exons ATGCCGTCTTCACCGAGGCTGAAGCTCTTCCACGCGCGTACATCACCCTCCACGCGCCGATCGACGTCTCTGATCGTCCTCACCTCTCTCGCGATCGGGCTATTCGGATTCATCTTCGGACTCTCCGCCATTGTTTTCCCTAGCCGGACCTGCCTCACGAACTCCCCTCCGAAGACGGTAAAGGTCGTCTGGGACGTCGCCGGCAATTCAAACGGCAATGGCCTCAGCGGCGGAGTGAAGAGGCATAAGGTGATGGGATTCGTCGGTATCCAAACCGGATTCGGATCAGCTGGGAGGAGACGAGCGCTCAGGAGCACGTGGATGCCGTCCGATCCAGAAGGGCTTCGACG CTTGGAGGAGTCAACAGGGTTGGCTATCAGGTTTATTATAGGCAAGACCAAAGATGAAAAGAAAATGGCTGAGCTTAGGAGGGAGATTGCAGAGTATGATGACTTTATACTGCTTGATATCGAGGAGGAGTACAGTAAGCTCCCATACAAAAC TTTGGCTTTCTTCAAAGCTGCGTATGCTCTGTATGATTCGGAGTTCTATGTTAAAGCTGATGATGATATCTATTTGAGGCCAG ATCGTTTGTCATTGCTGTTGGCTAAAGAGAGGAGTCACTCGCAGACATACCTTGGATGCTTGAAAAAAGGTCCTGTTTTCACAGATCCAAAACTTAAATG GTATGAGCCTTTGGCAGATTTGCTGGGGAAGGAGTACTTTCTTCATGCTTATGGCCCCATTTACGCTCTTTCTGCTGATGTTGTCACCAGTTTGGTTGCCCTCAAGAATAACAG TTTTAGGATGTTTAGCAACGAGGACGTGACAATAGGTGCGTGGATGCTGGCAATGAACGTCAACCACGAGAACCACAAGACCCTTTGTGAACGAGAATGCTCACCCTACTCCATTGCTGTTTGGGATATACCAAAATGCTCAG GGCTTTGTAACCCAGAGAAAAGGATGTTGGAACTTCACAAGATAGAGAGCTGCTCAAAGAGCCCGACTTTGCCATCGGAAGATGAGTGA
- the LOC103869971 gene encoding TPR repeat-containing thioredoxin TTL2 isoform X1, protein MLKPIKHVSEPDTVADKLRRSLNMSNSKPDNVHVEFGSPITPLQTQPSGLTSAATTTSNSSFSSSSSGSVSGRAVHTPVSTKTDSGRSNPSAVQSSRATAPSASQTSKTSNPSAAKSSKSTTSGSSNPAGAKAGSNPRPGRVSSASDSASGSTKRSTKSSTPPPQPVKILPGGNLFPSGKVHITGMTQGVPKRMILGPGSKSYGYGSVMRGTNSYSSTPAKLTTSSGSSSSGALVISRCSSGGGGSEVDTSWKRVMNSPNPEEVKRLGNEMFKKGCFSEALKFYDRALELSPSNATYRSNRAAALSGLGRIAEAVIECEHAIKLDPNFARAHHRLATLLLRLGQVDNAGKHFFSVEEPSDPMVVKVLEEVDRHLNKCAEARRRGEWNIVLTEVSAAMESGADMSPQLAMCKVEALMKLLRLDEAQTILASAPKIEILLPSSFTRIRFFDMISEAYTYFVKSQMELALGRFENAVTFVEKASEMEPRNSEIETLNRNVKMIVRTRDRGNGLYNSERYTEASAAYAEGLKFDPYNATLFSHRADCFFKVGMWESSIEDCSHALLILPSCTKARRQRAASYSKLERWAEAVSDYETLRKELSYDREIAESLFHAQVALKKSRGEVVLNMEFGGEVEEVFSLEELKAALTRPGVSVVLFMKAFDQQCKEISIFMNALCIRYPSLHFLKVEIEKCPGVGDAEKVRVVPTFKIYKVGIRMKEIVCPSKEALEISVRHYGL, encoded by the exons ATGTTGAAGCCTATTAAACATGTGTCGGAACCTGACACTGTCGCCGATAAGCTTCGCAGATCACTGAATATGTCAAATAGTAAACCAGACAATGTTCATGTCGAATTCGGATCGCCAATTACTCCACTTCAGACACAACCGAGTGGACTCACCTCCGCGGCAACCACCACTTCCAACAGTAGCTTCAGTTCTAGCTCATCCGGATCGGTATCGGGCCGTGCCGTACACACTCCGGTTTCAACAAAAACCGACTCCGGTCGGTCAAATCCCTCCGCCGTACAATCTTCTAGGGCCACCGCTCCCTCCGCCTCTCAAACTTCTAAGACAAGCAATCCCTCCGCCGCTAAATCTTCCAAGTCCACCACTTCCGGGTCTAGCAACCCCGCCGGCGCTAAAGCGGGGTCGAACCCGAGACCGGGACGTGTCTCTTCAGCGTCGGACTCAGCTTCTGGCTCAACAAAACGATCAACAAAAAGCTCGACTCCGCCGCCGCAGCCGGTGAAAATCCTCCCCGGCGGGAATCTTTTCCCGTCCGGGAAGGTTCATATAACAGGGATGACACAAGGAGTGCCAAAACGCATGATTCTCGGACCAGGCTCCAAGTCCTACGGATACGGTAGCGTAATGCGAGGAACAAACAGCTATTCGTCAACGCCTGCAAAGCTAACAACGAGTTCTGGTTCTTCTTCCTCCGGTGCACTCGTAATATCCCGCTGCTCTAGCGGTGGTGGTGGCTCTGAGGTGGATACGTCGTGGAAGAGAGTGATGAACAGTCCCAATCCAGAGGAGGTAAAGAGACTTGGAAACGAAATGTTCAAGAAAGGTTGTTTCAGTGAGGCTTTGAAGTTTTACGACCGAGCGTTAGAGCTCTCGCCGAGTAATGCCACTTAccgtagcaaccgagcagctGCTTTGTCTGGTTTAGGTCGGATTGCTGAAGCTGTGATTGAGTGTGAACATGCTATTAAACTGGATCCGAATTTTGCAAGGGCTCATCATCGTTTAGCCACATTGCTTCTTAG ATTAGGTCAAGTTGATAATGCGGGGAAGCACTTCTTTTCTGTGGAGGAGCCATCAGATCCCATGGTGGTGAAGGTGCTTGAAGAAGTTGATAGACACTTGAACAAATGCGCAGAAGCAAGAAGACGTGGTGAATGGAATATTGTTTTGACAGAAGTAAGTGCAGCTATGGAGTCTGGAGCTGATATGTCTCCTCAG CTAGCTATGTGTAAAGTTGAAGCACTAATGAAGCTCCTAAGGCTTGATGAGGCTCAGACAATACTAGCATCTGCCcccaaaatagaaatattattaCCATCATCTTTCACACGGATTCGGTTTTTCGATATGATCTCTGAAGCttacacatattttgtaaaatctCAGATGGAATTGGCTCTAGGAag GTTTGAAAATGCGGTTACATTTGTAGAGAAAGCTTCAGAAATGGAACCACGAAACAGTGAAATTGAAACATTGAATAGAAACGTTAAAATGATTGTTAGGACGCGAGATCGTGGTAACGGTCTTTATAACTCAGAAAGGTACACTGAAGCGAGCGCAGCTTATGCAGAAGGCCTTAAGTTTGATCCATACAATGCTACTTTGTTCAGTCATAGAGCTGACTGTTTCTTTAAAGTTGGGATGTGGGAGAGCTCAATAGAAGATTGTAGCCATGCATTGCTCATTCTACCGAGTTGCACAAAGGCTCGTCGTCAAAGAGCTGCCTCATACAGCAAG CTGGAGAGATGGGCTGAAGCAGTTAGCGATTATGAAACGTTGAGAAAGGAACTATCTTATGATAGAGAAATAGCTGAATCTTTGTTTCACGCTCAAGTTGCATTGAAGAAATCTCGTGGAGAAGTAGTTTTAAACATGGAGTTTGGAGGTGAAGTTGAGGAGGTTTTTAGCCTTGAAGAGTTAAAAGCTGCATTGACCCGTCCAG GAGTTTCTGTTGTACTTTTTATGAAAGCCTTTGATCAACAATGCAAAGAGATatctatttttatgaatgcaCTATGTATTCGTTACCCATCTCTGCACTTCCTcaag GTGGAGATAGAGAAATGTCCTGGAGTGGGTGATGCAGAGAAAGTGAGAGTTGTGCCAACCTTCAAGATTTACAAAGTTGGTATTAGGATGAAGGAGATTGTGTGCCCAAGCAAGGAAGCACTGGAGATTTCAGTGAGACACTATGGCCTTTAG
- the LOC103869971 gene encoding TPR repeat-containing thioredoxin TTL2 isoform X2: MSNSKPDNVHVEFGSPITPLQTQPSGLTSAATTTSNSSFSSSSSGSVSGRAVHTPVSTKTDSGRSNPSAVQSSRATAPSASQTSKTSNPSAAKSSKSTTSGSSNPAGAKAGSNPRPGRVSSASDSASGSTKRSTKSSTPPPQPVKILPGGNLFPSGKVHITGMTQGVPKRMILGPGSKSYGYGSVMRGTNSYSSTPAKLTTSSGSSSSGALVISRCSSGGGGSEVDTSWKRVMNSPNPEEVKRLGNEMFKKGCFSEALKFYDRALELSPSNATYRSNRAAALSGLGRIAEAVIECEHAIKLDPNFARAHHRLATLLLRLGQVDNAGKHFFSVEEPSDPMVVKVLEEVDRHLNKCAEARRRGEWNIVLTEVSAAMESGADMSPQLAMCKVEALMKLLRLDEAQTILASAPKIEILLPSSFTRIRFFDMISEAYTYFVKSQMELALGRFENAVTFVEKASEMEPRNSEIETLNRNVKMIVRTRDRGNGLYNSERYTEASAAYAEGLKFDPYNATLFSHRADCFFKVGMWESSIEDCSHALLILPSCTKARRQRAASYSKLERWAEAVSDYETLRKELSYDREIAESLFHAQVALKKSRGEVVLNMEFGGEVEEVFSLEELKAALTRPGVSVVLFMKAFDQQCKEISIFMNALCIRYPSLHFLKVEIEKCPGVGDAEKVRVVPTFKIYKVGIRMKEIVCPSKEALEISVRHYGL; this comes from the exons ATGTCAAATAGTAAACCAGACAATGTTCATGTCGAATTCGGATCGCCAATTACTCCACTTCAGACACAACCGAGTGGACTCACCTCCGCGGCAACCACCACTTCCAACAGTAGCTTCAGTTCTAGCTCATCCGGATCGGTATCGGGCCGTGCCGTACACACTCCGGTTTCAACAAAAACCGACTCCGGTCGGTCAAATCCCTCCGCCGTACAATCTTCTAGGGCCACCGCTCCCTCCGCCTCTCAAACTTCTAAGACAAGCAATCCCTCCGCCGCTAAATCTTCCAAGTCCACCACTTCCGGGTCTAGCAACCCCGCCGGCGCTAAAGCGGGGTCGAACCCGAGACCGGGACGTGTCTCTTCAGCGTCGGACTCAGCTTCTGGCTCAACAAAACGATCAACAAAAAGCTCGACTCCGCCGCCGCAGCCGGTGAAAATCCTCCCCGGCGGGAATCTTTTCCCGTCCGGGAAGGTTCATATAACAGGGATGACACAAGGAGTGCCAAAACGCATGATTCTCGGACCAGGCTCCAAGTCCTACGGATACGGTAGCGTAATGCGAGGAACAAACAGCTATTCGTCAACGCCTGCAAAGCTAACAACGAGTTCTGGTTCTTCTTCCTCCGGTGCACTCGTAATATCCCGCTGCTCTAGCGGTGGTGGTGGCTCTGAGGTGGATACGTCGTGGAAGAGAGTGATGAACAGTCCCAATCCAGAGGAGGTAAAGAGACTTGGAAACGAAATGTTCAAGAAAGGTTGTTTCAGTGAGGCTTTGAAGTTTTACGACCGAGCGTTAGAGCTCTCGCCGAGTAATGCCACTTAccgtagcaaccgagcagctGCTTTGTCTGGTTTAGGTCGGATTGCTGAAGCTGTGATTGAGTGTGAACATGCTATTAAACTGGATCCGAATTTTGCAAGGGCTCATCATCGTTTAGCCACATTGCTTCTTAG ATTAGGTCAAGTTGATAATGCGGGGAAGCACTTCTTTTCTGTGGAGGAGCCATCAGATCCCATGGTGGTGAAGGTGCTTGAAGAAGTTGATAGACACTTGAACAAATGCGCAGAAGCAAGAAGACGTGGTGAATGGAATATTGTTTTGACAGAAGTAAGTGCAGCTATGGAGTCTGGAGCTGATATGTCTCCTCAG CTAGCTATGTGTAAAGTTGAAGCACTAATGAAGCTCCTAAGGCTTGATGAGGCTCAGACAATACTAGCATCTGCCcccaaaatagaaatattattaCCATCATCTTTCACACGGATTCGGTTTTTCGATATGATCTCTGAAGCttacacatattttgtaaaatctCAGATGGAATTGGCTCTAGGAag GTTTGAAAATGCGGTTACATTTGTAGAGAAAGCTTCAGAAATGGAACCACGAAACAGTGAAATTGAAACATTGAATAGAAACGTTAAAATGATTGTTAGGACGCGAGATCGTGGTAACGGTCTTTATAACTCAGAAAGGTACACTGAAGCGAGCGCAGCTTATGCAGAAGGCCTTAAGTTTGATCCATACAATGCTACTTTGTTCAGTCATAGAGCTGACTGTTTCTTTAAAGTTGGGATGTGGGAGAGCTCAATAGAAGATTGTAGCCATGCATTGCTCATTCTACCGAGTTGCACAAAGGCTCGTCGTCAAAGAGCTGCCTCATACAGCAAG CTGGAGAGATGGGCTGAAGCAGTTAGCGATTATGAAACGTTGAGAAAGGAACTATCTTATGATAGAGAAATAGCTGAATCTTTGTTTCACGCTCAAGTTGCATTGAAGAAATCTCGTGGAGAAGTAGTTTTAAACATGGAGTTTGGAGGTGAAGTTGAGGAGGTTTTTAGCCTTGAAGAGTTAAAAGCTGCATTGACCCGTCCAG GAGTTTCTGTTGTACTTTTTATGAAAGCCTTTGATCAACAATGCAAAGAGATatctatttttatgaatgcaCTATGTATTCGTTACCCATCTCTGCACTTCCTcaag GTGGAGATAGAGAAATGTCCTGGAGTGGGTGATGCAGAGAAAGTGAGAGTTGTGCCAACCTTCAAGATTTACAAAGTTGGTATTAGGATGAAGGAGATTGTGTGCCCAAGCAAGGAAGCACTGGAGATTTCAGTGAGACACTATGGCCTTTAG